A region from the Arachis ipaensis cultivar K30076 chromosome B01, Araip1.1, whole genome shotgun sequence genome encodes:
- the LOC107617781 gene encoding uncharacterized protein LOC107617781 isoform X2, with product MFVVTRTNKKGETDSGTQETIEHLQNLKEAGYNDDDAVQTVFGKERHGRVRFYGRSVTKSSLKKEKEIRQMQQQHNEVVSTMEKNQNNLTSKLDGLTNLIKTLLQQVNPGMSAEQVQVMIEAAQRSPPDASSAPNDARRSIPPSLGSNHVSKDMEEDMM from the exons ATGTTTGTTGTAACTCGTACGAACAAAAAAGGAGAGACTGATTCGGGAACACAAGAGACAATT GAACATCTTCAAAATTTGAAAGAAGCAGGATACAATGATGATGACGCAGTTCAAACAGTTTTCGGAAAGGAGAGACATGGAAGAGTTCGTTTCTATGGTCGATCAGTCACAAAATCCTCTCTTAAAAAGGAGAAGGAAATCCGACAAATGCAGCAACAACATAATGAAGTGGTTTCAACTATggagaaaaatcaaaataacttAACTTCCAAGTTGGATGGTTTAACAAACTTGATTAAAACGTTGTTGCAACAAGTCAATCCTGGTATGAGTGCAGAACAAGTGCAAGTAATGATAGAAGCTGCCCAACGATCTCCGCCTGACGCGAGTAGTGCACCAAATGATGCGCGGCGAAGCATTCCTCCTTCACTTGGATCGAACCATGTATCAAAGGATATGGAA GAAGACATGATGTGA
- the LOC107617781 gene encoding uncharacterized protein LOC107617781 isoform X1: MFVVTRTNKKGETDSGTQETIEHLQNLKEAGYNDDDAVQTVFGKERHGRVRFYGRSVTKSSLKKEKEIRQMQQQHNEVVSTMEKNQNNLTSKLDGLTNLIKTLLQQVNPGMSAEQVQVMIEAAQRSPPDASSAPNDARRSIPPSLGSNHVSKDMEVSTVQNF, encoded by the exons ATGTTTGTTGTAACTCGTACGAACAAAAAAGGAGAGACTGATTCGGGAACACAAGAGACAATT GAACATCTTCAAAATTTGAAAGAAGCAGGATACAATGATGATGACGCAGTTCAAACAGTTTTCGGAAAGGAGAGACATGGAAGAGTTCGTTTCTATGGTCGATCAGTCACAAAATCCTCTCTTAAAAAGGAGAAGGAAATCCGACAAATGCAGCAACAACATAATGAAGTGGTTTCAACTATggagaaaaatcaaaataacttAACTTCCAAGTTGGATGGTTTAACAAACTTGATTAAAACGTTGTTGCAACAAGTCAATCCTGGTATGAGTGCAGAACAAGTGCAAGTAATGATAGAAGCTGCCCAACGATCTCCGCCTGACGCGAGTAGTGCACCAAATGATGCGCGGCGAAGCATTCCTCCTTCACTTGGATCGAACCATGTATCAAAGGATATGGAAGTAAGTACTGTTCAAAACTTCTAG